The Lytechinus variegatus isolate NC3 chromosome 1, Lvar_3.0, whole genome shotgun sequence nucleotide sequence AAACttacaaagttatgatggcaattcaacagatacccccattatggccaaagttcattgacctttgaccttggtcatgtgacctaaaatgcgcacaggatgttcagtgatacctgattactcttatgtccaagttttatgaccCAGAccaacacattttcaaagttatgatggtaattcaacaaatacaaccgattcggccaaagttcattgaccctaaatgacctttgaccttgatcatgtgacctgaaacttgcacaggatgctcagtaatacttgattactattatgtccaagtttcatgaatcagatccataaactttcaaagttatgatggtaattcaacagatacccccaattcggccaaagttcattgaccctaaatgacctttgaccttagtcatgtgacatgaaactcatgcaggatgttcagtgatacttgattaaccttatgtataagtttcatgaactaggtccatacatttactaagttatgatgaaatttcaaaaacttaaccttaggttaagatttttatgttgattcccccaacatggtctaagttcattgaccctaaatgacctttgaccttggtcatgtgacatgaaactcaggcaggatgtttagtaatacttgattaatcttatggccaagtttcatgaactaggtccatatactttctaagttatgctgtcatttcaaaaacttaacctcaggttaagatttggtgttgacgccgccgccgccgtcggaaaagcggcgcctacagtctcactctgctatgcaggtgagacaaaaatcataatttctgcCAAAGGGAGGAGAATGATTTTGCTCCACCCAGTCAGATAGTGTTCTTACACCAATCTACATTCAAAATATAGTGTTCTTTACTGTTCTTGAAAAGAACACCCTTACCTGATGGCAAACGAAGAGATGACCAGATGTCCTGTGCCCCCCAGTCAGCCTTCACAGGTGGACAGTTGATGACAGGGAAGGTGGCATTCCCTGATAGAACAGGTCCCAAGCCGTTACTCCTTCCAGCCACAGCGATGAATACAGCAGGGATACCAAGGGATTCGTAGTACTTCAGAATGTTGAGGGTCTCCTCTGTGCCCTTGTGTGCTGAGGTCACACGGATGTCACAATGAATGCCAAAGGAAGTGCACTCATTCTTGATTTTCTCTCCATGAGGTAGGTCACTGGCTGATCCCATCAAGACCACAACCTGGGCCTTAGGATTAGGGATGAAGTCCTGACAGATGAAAACAAGAGATGGTTTGAGTCTTACAAAATCAAATCCATATTCATGTCATTCATTACATGCaattattaagaaaaatatttaaaatcaaGGATAACTGATATATCGTCATAGTATTTCTGGCATAGATAAGGAAAGTCaagaatttataaaaaaataaaaagtgaaacaCCTCTAgaagtctcgcctgcattacgcaatgaaatatagcagcagtgctacctttgaaaacaactaagttgaataatcattcacacacacaaaaaacattcatatgaCAATAAAATACTAAGTTGAAGACAAATTGCCTGTTTAGCTTAGCTTTGTGATTGATCATGGGCCCAGACTTTCTACGATAAAATATTGATTACATTGAAtgatcaatcatgaaaatcaacatTCTGACCAATCAAAAACACTTTATGCTAAGTTATGGGCCCTATGATGAATACTTACATTGAGTTTCTTTGCAACCCATTCAAAGTTCCTCTTGACCTGCTGGAGTGCGTCGTCGGTGACCTCTTTCAGATCACGGTAAACCTGTTTGTCCACCATAAGTCGTTTATCTCCAGCCGGCCATAGACGCCATGAGTCACTGTCGATGATGTCAGCAAGTAAGATCTCACctggatggaaaaaaaaatctgaaaattattaactatttgccaatatcatattttttctgttgaaattatttcattgcaACATCAACTTCTTCTCACATTAGGCAAGATGAGAAGACTTTGAGGTGATCACAGTTTCATTTTCCAATATGTGTCATACTTCtctgttaatttttttccacAGATGTTAAGTGTAAACTAAAATGTCTATCATTAAAATAGTAACCATGACATCAAAAATACATGGAATGCTCTGTTAATatctttttaaacatttttcatGTTTATGAATCCTTCATGAAACTGATTTATCAAAGCCCATAACATACACACTGTGACTAACCGGACATTTATAACAATGCTGCTGGGCTTGTGGACAGATATTGTAACATATGTTCATACAATAGGCATCTTCACTGGTAATTATCATAACACAGAataaatttcaaagatttgtttTCAAATGGGATAAGAGctttatgatataataaataataataataatgagacttgtaaagtgccaaatccactctgtagagtgctcaaggcacaTAAAATCTAAGAGAtaaatagcaaagtttttagaagatttttgaaagtttcgacagaggtacattttttatgtcttcaggaaggctattccacaaagtggggcatgcaaaagcaaatgatcttataaattataaatataaattaaatttGATTAATAGAATTAAGCAAGTTCAGTAAGGTTTGTATGAAACCAGGACTCGTAATCAACCACCCACAGCATCGAACTAGAAATCAGAGTTCCAAACTTTAAAGTACCCTTTAAATAACACATGTATTTTCACATAGAGTACATTGTACTTGCCTGTCTCTGCATCAACGCCAAACTCTATTTTCATATCGATAAGAGTACAGTCCAGTGCTGCCCAGGCCTTCTCTAAGACTTCAAAGATTGCGACTGTCATACGACCCATGATATCAACCTCATGAGCTCCAATAAGACGACCACCATGGGTCATCTTAGCTTCAATCAGCTGTGCATATGACCACTCTGGATCACCAGCAGCATCATCCTATATGAGAAAACATGCAAgagtaatatttattttttccccagtACTCTGTGTTTTTGCCTGTTTGAGGACACAAAAATTTCTGCAATAAAATGCCAACCAACACAGATGAGCTTTTATGATAATAGCATGCCAGCAATATATGAAGAGTCACCTCCACACTTATATTTCACTGAACAGTTgttgaaaatatagaaaatatacaGAAATCACCATTTCAAATGTTATCTATTATTCATAGTTTATctatcaaatttcatgaaatacaattCTTGTGAAATAAAACCGACATTCTCTTTTGGGTGATGTTTCTTTATGAACAAACAATAGGAGGGATCCAATACTGTATAATTGGCTGGGATACATGATCCTGATTGCACAAAAAGCTTCAAG carries:
- the LOC121411141 gene encoding multifunctional protein ADE2-like isoform X2, whose product is MAATPGKQLNEGKTKIIYELPNYEVLLQSKDRISAHNAQRVNELAGKAAISNATAAKVFEFLNLIGIKTHFVRQESETAFVGRRCEMIPIEWVTRRVATGSFLKRNPGVNEGYRFAPPKLEYFYKDDAAGDPEWSYAQLIEAKMTHGGRLIGAHEVDIMGRMTVAIFEVLEKAWAALDCTLIDMKIEFGVDAETGEILLADIIDSDSWRLWPAGDKRLMVDKQVYRDLKEVTDDALQQVKRNFEWVAKKLNDFIPNPKAQVVVLMGSASDLPHGEKIKNECTSFGIHCDIRVTSAHKGTEETLNILKYYESLGIPAVFIAVAGRSNGLGPVLSGNATFPVINCPPVKADWGAQDIWSSLRLPSGLGCTTTLSPEGAAWQAAQILGMTNHVVWGRIRARQLNTWIGLKESDKKLQDSLA
- the LOC121411141 gene encoding multifunctional protein ADE2-like isoform X1: MAEQPPSKRMKATPGKQLNEGKTKIIYELPNYEVLLQSKDRISAHNAQRVNELAGKAAISNATAAKVFEFLNLIGIKTHFVRQESETAFVGRRCEMIPIEWVTRRVATGSFLKRNPGVNEGYRFAPPKLEYFYKDDAAGDPEWSYAQLIEAKMTHGGRLIGAHEVDIMGRMTVAIFEVLEKAWAALDCTLIDMKIEFGVDAETGEILLADIIDSDSWRLWPAGDKRLMVDKQVYRDLKEVTDDALQQVKRNFEWVAKKLNDFIPNPKAQVVVLMGSASDLPHGEKIKNECTSFGIHCDIRVTSAHKGTEETLNILKYYESLGIPAVFIAVAGRSNGLGPVLSGNATFPVINCPPVKADWGAQDIWSSLRLPSGLGCTTTLSPEGAAWQAAQILGMTNHVVWGRIRARQLNTWIGLKESDKKLQDSLA